One genomic segment of Drosophila melanogaster chromosome 3L includes these proteins:
- the CG32054 gene encoding uncharacterized protein, whose protein sequence is MGNDNFSQQNPPPMGFATAPPQQGYPRQGYPHTEFPQPGFPQPGHHQSGYPQPGHSWNPPPPQFGFSGYPPPPQQGYPPQFYGPPPGYGLPQATLPPNPPQQTITVNNSWYSRNQKNKPQSNAVGAAGLIFVSGGMNIAWSIGFRGVLHYKTTEHNFAAWFIGGIIGAVISWFLINNVAKKYVLIFSSFLVMIGGILTTSTKNSGDATLAASYLDGIANGLVFAPFMALAGEVSVSYMRGMVSASIEQMCFGLGIFLQIIYTSTWNSTAYPSYNSFSAENMKGVLSIIYGFLALIIGSLLCIESPVIMLAKNNDEQGAIDALRRLQRPYTLTNETFEQLAEHKKYLAQNKELSMGQSIGQALPTFIRLVFLRGLNAMSISKFVMIGFVYSFASPYGYVSPSVGWFIGFGVCRWMGNFIATFCMESCGRKKPTLLGLIVCSVMSFVVAGQFNIFTYNTGNNIMLLVFELFAGIAFTATSPYLSEAFPLEVKQHFISFTFIGEMLVFLVLTLIRWSSSGGANYFYVMGGLYLFGFFFGLVCLPETRRTTLREAQDKFSKFISMGF, encoded by the exons ATGGGAAACGACAATTTTTCACAACAGAATCCTCCGCCGATGGGTTTCGCAACTGCACCACCACAGCAGGGATATCCACGGCAAGGATATCCACATACCGAATTTCCCCAGCCAGGGTTTCCACAACCAGGACACCACCAATCGGGATATCCTCAGCCGGGACATTCGTGGAACCCTCCGCCACCACAGTTTGGATTTTCAGGGTACCCACCGCCACCTCAACAAGGATATCCCCCACAGTTTTACGGTCCACCACCAGGATACGGATTACCACAAGCAACACTACCTCCTAATCCGCCCCAGCAAACCATCACGGTAAATAACAGCTGGTACAGTCGTAATCAGAAGAACAAGCCACAATCGAATGCTGTTGGAGCAG CGGGTCTCATTTTCGTCTCTGGCGGTATGAATATTGCGTGGAGCATTGGATTCAGAGGAGTACTCCACTATAAAACCACTGAGCATAATTTTGCAGCCTGGTTCATTGGTGGCATTATCGGAGCTGTGATCAGCTGGTTTCTCATAAACAATGTGGCCAAGAAGTATGTCTTG ATCTTCAGTTCGTTTCTGGTGATGATTGGCGGAATACTGACTACCAGTACAAAGAATAGTGGCGATGCCACGTTGGCGGCTTCCTATCTGGATGGAATCGCCAATGGACTGGTGTTTGCTCCATTCATGGCCTTGGCCGGAGAGGTCTCAGTGTCTTATATGAGAGGAATGGTCTCAGCCAGCATCGAACAGATGTGCTTTGGATTGGGAATCTTTCTGCAGATCATATACACCTCCACGTGGAACTCAACGGCTTACCCTTCGTATAACTCCTTCTCGGCGGAGAATATGAAAGGAGTGCTGAGTATTATATATGGATTTTTGGCCCTGATTATAGGCTCTCTACTGTGCATCGAGTCTCCGGTAATCATGCTGGCCAAGAACAATGACGAACAGGGAGCTATTGACGCACTGAGACGACTCCAGAGGCCGTATACCTTGACCAACGAAACCTTCGAGCAGCTGGCGGAGCACAAGAAGTATTTGGCCCAGAACAAGGAACTTTCCATGGGTCAGAGCATCGGACAGGCGCTGCCCACCTTCATCCGACTCGTTTTCCTTCGCGGTCTCAATGCCATGAGCATttccaaatttgtaatgatcgGCTTTGTTTATTCATTTGCCAGTCCGTATGGATATGTATCGCCTTCGGTGGGTTGGTTCATTGGATTCGGCGTTTGCCGCTGGATGGGAAACTTTATAGCCACGTTCTGCATGGAATCCTGTGGTCGCAAGAAGCCCACACTTCTAGGACTCATCGTTTGCAGTGTCATGTCCTTTGTGGTGGCAGGCCAGTTCAatatctttacttataataccGGCAACAACATAATGTTGTTGGTCTTTGAACTGTTTGCCGGTATCGCCTTTACAGCCACATCGCCTTACCTTTCGGAGGCCTTCCCGCTGGAAGTTAAGCAGCATTTTATATCCTTTACTTTCATTGGAGAGATGCTGGTATTCTTGGTGTTGACTTTGATCAGATGGAGCTCTTCTGGCGGAGCCAACTACTTCTATGTCATGGGAGGACTCTATCTCTTTGGCTTCTTCTTTGGCCTCGTTTGCCTGCCGGAAACCAGAAGGACCACTTTAAGGGAGGCCCAGGATAAGTTCAGTAAATTCATCAGCATGGGTTTCTAG
- the CG42826 gene encoding uncharacterized protein, protein MSPKKCEPPPEDSLATTEKATFLRLGHKNHSQWTALGSASFILISGGMSLAWGAGFAVHSAHRDQLLRTVHMQIAWYATAVLGALFGAFYTHRLPQQPIYIFSSILVIASGILFLAWPECPGAIIAARYLDGLANGLVFVPALSTVGEISVNEIRGLLASTVEQLSFNTGILLQLIYTAVWQVDWNVAIVADQVHGVLSIVYGVIALALALTLCVESPVHLLMRSSEQRALVALRHLQRPYMVTSEMLLRLDEHKQYVADNREMCLGSSLQKGYPSVLKLLALRLLGVLSLNSIICSALYETGNQLVSCLYAWPFVVFGLLRWGGCFFAVLLMDTTGRKKPTLFGIFSTGAFAIAYANLFGRTPHMITALVMLFSLQFFEGLGQCASAVYLTEGFPLLMKPHMVAVVYIMEQAARLLLCSFLPSIAEITAYFHSMGALSMVCFLLGIFCLPETRLVTLAEAQLKFSKWFNKDF, encoded by the exons ATGTCACCCAAGAAGTGTGAGCCGCCGCCCGAGGATTCGCTTGCGACCACCGAAAAGGCCACCTTTCTTCGTTTGGGCCACAAGAACCACTCCCAATGGACCGCGCTCGGATCAGCATCCTTCATCCTAATCTCTGGAGGAATGAGTTTGGCATGGGGAGCCGGATTCGCCGTTCACTCCGCCCATCGGGATCAACTTCTGCGGACCGTGCACATGCAAATCGCCTGGTATGCAACTGCAGTGCTTGGAGCCCTTTTTGGAGCATTTTATACTCACCGACTGCCACAGCAGCCCATTTAT ATTTTTAGCTCCATCTTGGTTATTGCATCCGGAATACTGTTCCTGGCTTGGCCAGAGTGTCCAGGTGCCATTATAGCCGCCCGGTATCTAGATGGATTGGCCAATGGTCTGGTATTTGTTCCCGCCCTAAGTACTGTGGGTGAGATTTCTGTTAACGAGATCCGTGGACTTTTGGCCTCCACGGTGGAGCAGCTCAGCTTCAACACCGGCATCCTGTTGCAGCTAATCTACACGGCCGTGTGGCAAGTGGACTGGAACGTGGCCATTGTGGCGGATCAGGTGCATGGAGTGCTATCCATAGTCTACGGAGTTATAGCCCTGGCTTTGGCCCTAACCCTCTGTGTGGAGTCACCTGTCCACCTGTTGATGCGATCCAGTGAACAGAGGGCGTTGGTTGCCCTGAGACACCTTCAAAGGCCATATATGGTGACCAGTGAAATGCTACTGAGATTGGATGAACACAAACAGTATGTGGCCGACAACAGGGAAATGTGTTTAGGATCGAGTCTGCAGAAAGGGTATCCATCGGTTCTTAAGCTTTTGGCCCTTCGATTGTTGGGAGTCCTGTCCCTGAACTCCATCATATGCAGTGCTCTCTATGAAACCGGTAATCAGTTGGTCAGCTGCTTGTATGCATGGCCTTTTGTGGTTTTCGGGCTGCTCCGGTGGGGCGGATGCTTTTTTGCGGTGCTTTTGATGGACACCACAGGCCGTAAGAAACCGACCCTTTTCGGAATCTTTTCCACCGGAGCCTTTGCCATCGCATATGCCAACTTATTTGGCCGAACTCCTCATATGATCACCGCCCTGGTGATGCTTTTCAGTCTCCAATTCTTCGAGGGACTGGGACAATGTGCATCGGCGGTTTACCTCACTGAAGGCTTTCCTCTACTAATGAAACCACATATGGTGGCTGTGGTATACATAATGGAACAAGCCGCACGACTGCTCCTCTGTAGCTTTTTACCATCGATCGCAGAAATAACAGCATACTTTCACTCCATGGGAGCACTTTCCATGGTGTGTTTTCTTCTCGGAATCTTCTGCCTGCCCGAAACTAGACTAGTTACTTTGGCAGAAGCACAGCTCAAGTTTTCAAAGTGGTTCAACAAGGATTTTTAG
- the Srg2 gene encoding Sting-regulated gene 2, with protein sequence MQNDKYPAPIGFYPPQGQPGYPQPASQPGYPQPGQPQHITPAETYGPQPPPMPPRDPHTRVDPPGGCFQRNQKNKPQSNAVGAAGLIFISGGMNIAWAIGFQGPIYYQTTKHNYIAWFIGAIIGALVTMALTNKVAKKYILQFSSVLVTVGGLVIACTHNNGAGTTAACYLDGIANGLVFAPFMALVGEISVPYLRGKASATLEQLCFGTGILLQILYVSNWTYSSYMTYNDFTSENMKGVLSTIYGVLALIMGSFFTIESPVLMLANNEEQAAIDALRRLQKPAVLTEETYELLAEHKRYLAYNKNMSKSESISKALPTFMRLAYLRALNAMSISSFVIITYVVAILVSNDLRNASSWYIGLAFCRWLGSLIPSFCMESLGRKKPAVFGLLVSCGLSFAVGSQYNVYTYMSQVTVLIMIFEFFAGMAFSSNSAYLTEAYPMGVKQHFIGLTFITEIFVFLIINVCDFNFGQGYNYFYIMGAMYLAGVILGVLTLPETRRMTLQGAQEQFNKFVNFRF encoded by the exons ATGCAAAACGACAAGTATCCAGCGCCAATAGGCTTTTATCCACCACAAGGACAGCCGGGATATCCACAACCAGCGTCACAGCCAGGATACCCTCAGCCAGGGCAGCCGCAACACATCACACCGGCGGAGACATACGGACCACAACCACCGCCAATGCCACCGCGGGATCCACACACCAGAGTGGATCCACCAGGAGGATGCTTTCAGCGCAACCAAAAGAACAAACCTCAATCCAATGCTGTGGGCGCAG CTGGTCTCATCTTTATCTCTGGAGGTATGAACATAGCGTGGGCGATTGGCTTCCAAGGACCAATCTATTACCAAACCACCAAGCACAATTACATTGCCTGGTTCATAGGCGCCATTATTGGAGCTTTGGTTACGATGGCGCTGACCAACAAGGtggccaaaaaatatattctg CAATTTTCTTCAGTGTTGGTGACCGTCGGTGGATTGGTTATTGCCTGCACCCACAATAATGGAGCTGGAACCACGGCAGCTTGTTACCTAGATGGTATTGCCAATGGTCTGGTATTTGCCCCATTTATGGCGTTGGTCGGAGAGATCTCGGTTCCCTATTTGAGGGGCAAGGCCAGTGCCACCTTGGAGCAATTGTGCTTTGGAACCGGTATACTTCTTCAGATCCTTTATGTGTCAAATTGGACATATTCTTCGTATATGACATACAATGATTTTACGTCCGAGAATATGAAAGGAGTGCTGAGCACAATCTACGGCGTTTTGGCCCTTATTATGGGCTCATTTTTTACCATCGAATCGCCGGTTCTAATGCTGGCCAATAACGAAGAACAGGCGGCCATTGACGCACTGCGTCGGCTACAAAAGCCTGCGGTGCTAACCGAGGAAACTTACGAGCTTCTGGCGGAGCACAAACGCTACTTGGCCTACAACAAGAATATGTCAAAGAGTGAAAGCATTTCCAAAGCGCTGCCCACCTTCATGCGACTTGCATACCTGCGCGCCCTGAATGCTATGAGCATCTCCAGCTTTGTGATCATCACTTATGTCGTTGCGATCTTAGTCTCCAATGATTTAAGAAATGCGAGCTCCTGGTACATAGGATTAGCCTTTTGCCGTTGGTTGGGATCCCTAATCCCATCCTTTTGCATGGAGTCCTTGGGCCGAAAGAAGCCTGCGGTCTTTGGCCTGCTCGTAAGCTGCGGCTTGTCGTTTGCCGTGGGTTCACAGTACAATGTATATACGTATATGAGCCAAGTGACCGTCTTGATAATGATTTTCGAGTTCTTTGCCGGTATGGCCTTCTCATCCAACTCGGCCTACCTGACGGAGGCATATCCCATGGGAGTTAAGCAACACTTTATCGGTTTAACTTTCATCACCGAAATATTTGTCTTCCTCATCATAAATGTTTGTGACTTCAATTTTGGACAAGGCTACAACTACTTCTACATCATGGGAGCCATGTACCTGGCGGGAGTGATTCTCGGAGTCCTTACACTGCCGGAGACAAGGAGGATGACCTTGCAAGGTGCCCAGGAGCAGTTCAATAAATTCGTTAACTTCCGCTTTTAA
- the CG14160 gene encoding uncharacterized protein codes for MPMLPTIEEEAKLSWIRLMWKYRLQFQSMASASIVFVGCGMRLAWSIFDTPAGKFLNNHNTHNLMMSWFIGAAVGALLAALFVQRVTKNVAYTSSGFLMIIAGILNVVLPQHFLAACYSSVSVGAAYGLTQIQALVTGSEVAHKSIRGMLLSCEKIFLWLGVCMQVFYTRVWHNLRPLDTQGYEMHIDQLHGMVLAGLGLGAVILALAHRLESPLLLLHQERDMAVGETLKALHGQSTTELVRLREDCRQLHSARDWERFVEEPEESVADWRVWARRILPFFKVLLLRCFATLAVSLSYNRAFVVVSWHGLECDMNCMYWLAFAGLIGSVLGAFVVDWQGRRKVCSLSLFLAGVVIVMVGGVFDHLESVKRSFYDINLLVIALLMLLFEVIVAGGVAVPALVYTAEAFSIAHKARCLAGILIVEQLLQLGLLLATFEHYITVSVFFFTIGVFSFIVGLTVFMFMPETRQLTLYECLLKFKKVP; via the exons ATGCCAATGCTGCCTACAATTGAGGAGGAGGCCAAGTTGTCCTGGATCCGGCTAATGTGGAAATACCGCCTTCAGTTCCAGTCCATGGCCTCGG CGTCGATTGTTTTCGTGGGCTGTGGAATGCGTTTGGCCTGGTCAATTTTCGATACTCCTGCTGGCAAATTCTTAAACAACCATAATACCCACAATCTGATGATGAGCTGGTTTATTGGAGCTGCCGTAGGCGCCCTATTGGCAGCCCTATTTGTTCAGCGTGTCACCAAAAATGTGGCATAT ACCTCCAGTGGCTTCCTGATGATTATAGCTGGCATTCTGAATGTAGTTCTTCCCCAGCATTTTCTGGCCGCCTGCTACAGTAGCGTCAGTGTTGGTGCAGCCTATGGGCTAACCCAGATTCAGGCACTGGTCACTGGATCCGAGGTGGCACACAAATCGATTCGAGGAATGCTCCTCAGCTGTGAGAAGATATTCCTGTGGCTGGGGGTATGCATGCAGGTGTTCTACACTCGCGTGTGGCACAATTTGAGGCCACTGGATACGCAAGGATACGAGATGCACATTGATCAGTTGCATGGAATGGTGTTGGCCGGCCTGGGGCTGGGAGCTGTTATCCTGGCACTAGCTCATCGCCTGGAGTCACCATTACTTCTGCTGCATCAGGAACGAGATATGGCTGTGGGTGAGACCCTGAAAGCTCTACACGGACAATCCACCACCGAGTTGGTAAGATTACGGGAAGACTGCAGGCAACTGCACAGCGCTCGAGATTGGGAGCGTTTTGTTGAGGAGCCGGAAGAATCGGTGGCCGATTGGAGAGTCTGGGCCCGACGTATCCTGCCCTTTTTCAAGGTCCTGCTACTCAGATGCTTTGCTACCCTCGCCGTGTCCTTGAGCTATAATCGAGCATTTGTGGTCGTCAGTTGGCATGGCCTCGAATGCGATATGAACTGCATGTACTGGCTGGCATTCGCTGGCCTTATAGGCAGTGTCCTGGGAGCCTTCGTAGTGGATTGGCAGGGACGCAGAAAAGTGTGTTCCTTATCACTTTTCCTGGCAGGCGTTGTCATCGTGATGGTGGGTGGAGTGTTCGATCACTTAGAATCTGTTAAGAGATCCTTCTATGACATTAATTTACTGGTCATTGCCCTTCTAATGCTGCTATTCGAAGTGATAGTagctgggggcgtggctgtgCCCGCCCTAGTCTACACAGCCGAGGCCTTTAGCATAGCCCACAAGGCAAGATGCTTAGCTGGCATCCTAATCGTAGAGCAATTGCTCCAGTTGGGTCTGCTTTTGGCCACCTTTGAGCACTACATCACTGTTTCTGTGTTCTTTTTTACGATCggtgtttttagttttattgtcGGCTTGACcgtatttatgtttatgccaGAAACCAGGCAACTGACACTCTACGAGTGCCTGTTGAAGTTCAAGAAAGTTCCTTAA
- the CG32053 gene encoding uncharacterized protein, translating to MQTERPSPDDGFHVVPIHSDAEQHIHRNSDRQRELILQNSQTSPCCNRDLRNQPQANAVGAAALIFLTGGVHIAWSIGFDSSLSELEVTNHVQICWFIGAIIGALLGGFFSRWFPYKTLMEFCSLITITGGIVMAVNRMDLDALLAGRYMNGLANGLAIAPTLAMAGELSVFYKRGTTTSAAEQWPTTIGIFVQIVCSHSWDVQSDFTEEQFQGVLSGVLGSIALLLAFLLSIESPVDLLEQGNEQGAVQALSRLQRPRAVTAETYDQVRDHRTYVEHHRSMGWRHALPALVRLSVLRALYALSLSVMVAFTLAWTSTEVYGDSSGPYVLFGFLRLMGSFTTSFALDSLGRKIPLLLGLVISGCLACGLASRFAGSHPLTFSGNRMALWLLLIYQLFAGIAFAPSSSYLSEAFPRRIKRPCIAITYILEIIVQLLLRQMDFAAIGSDSSYVALYFFILGGLLLAGFLFSVWYMPETKDTTLLQAQFKFQEFVIPPA from the exons ATGCAGACCGAACGGCCATCTCCAGACGATGGATTCCATGTCGTACCCATCCATAGTGATGCGGAACAGCACATCCACAGGAACTCCGATCGCCAGCGGGAGCTGATCCTGCAAAACTCACAGACAAGTCCATGCTGCAATCGGGATCTCCGCAATCAGCCGCAGGCTAATGCAGTTGGAGCTG CTGCCCTTATATTCCTGACCGGTGGAGTTCACATAGCATGGAGCATTGGTTTTGACAGTTCGCTTTCCGAACTTGAAGTTACTAACCATGTTCAAATTTGCTGGTTTATTGGGGCCATTATTGGGGCCCTGCTCGGTGGATTTTTTAGCAGATGGTTTCCCTACAAAACATTAATG GAGTTCTGTTCGCTGATCACTATCACAGGTGGAATAGTGATGGCGGTGAACCGAATGGACTTGGACGCCCTGCTGGCAGGGAGATATATGAATGGATTGGCCAACGGACTGGCCATCGCACCCACTTTGGCCATGGCAGGTGAACTGTCGGTGTTCTACAAGAGGGGAACCACCACGTCTGCGGCTGAGCAGTGGCCTACAACGATTGGCATCTTTGTGCAGATCGTGTGCAGTCATAGTTGGGATGTTCAGAGTGATTTTACGGAGGAGCAATTCCAGGGAGTGCTCAGTGGAGTCCTGGGCTCCATAGCCCTGCTGCTCGCCTTCCTGCTATCCATCGAATCCCCGGTGGACCTGCTGGAGCAGGGCAATGAACAGGGTGCCGTTCAAGCTTTGAGCAGGCTTCAAAGACCACGAGCTGTGACTGCTGAGACCTACGACCAAGTGAGGGATCATCGCACCTATGTCGAACATCACAGATCAATGGGTTGGCGCCACGCCCTCCCCGCCCTCGTGCGCCTGTCGGTGCTAAGGGCTTTATACGCTCTCAGCTTGAGCGTGATGGTGGCCTTCACATTGGCATGGACGAGCACGGAGGTGTACGGCGATAGTTCTGGTCCATATGTGCTATTTGGTTTCCTGCGACTGATGGGCAGCTTCACGACCTCCTTTGCCCTGGACTCCTTGGGCAGGAAGATTCCGCTGCTTCTGGGACTGGTCATTTCGGGATGCCTGGCCTGTGGACTAGCCAGCAGATTCGCGGGAAGCCATCCACTAACATTCTCGGGCAATCGGATGGCCCTGTGGCTGCTGCTCATCTACCAATTATTTGCCGGCATAGCCTTCGCTCCCAGCTCATCCTATCTCTCGGAGGCTTTCCCACGTCGCATCAAAAGGCCTTGCATTGCAATCACCTATATTCTGGAGATAATTGtccagctgctcctccgccaAATGGATTTCGCAGCAATTGGCAGTGATAGCAGTTATGTGGCACTGTACTTCTTTATCCTGGGAGGCTTACTATTAGCAGGATTTCTCTTCAGTGTTTGGTACATGCCCGAAACGAAGGATACCACTCTCCTACAAGCGCAATTTAAGTTCCAGGAATTCGTAATTCCACCAGCCTGA